Proteins encoded in a region of the Synechococcus sp. BIOS-U3-1 genome:
- a CDS encoding extracellular solute-binding protein — protein MKLLAFPLLVSLSLLTAAAQAEEVRVYSGRHYNTDRQSYKAFSDQTGIKVRLIEASGISLVERLKREGSNTKADVIILVDAARINNAAKAGLFQSINSPKLNSEVPARYRDPGNRWFGIARRVRAIIINPNQVNPSQVQTYAQLASPDLKGKVCLRNRKNVYNQSLVADQLAIRGEVKTKAWLKGLISNVSQPYFPGDIALIRAVAQGKCGVGVVNHYYLARMRAGINGTKDQKLGNQVKIVMPNPAHVNISAAAVSKYAKNKSAAVKLIEFLASPNGSRGIAGPTFEFPLTGVGGSTYLKGMTKFTPDNVSISQLSALNPKAIQLMAQAGWQ, from the coding sequence ATGAAGCTGTTAGCCTTTCCCTTGCTTGTGTCGCTGTCTCTGCTGACGGCTGCTGCGCAGGCTGAAGAAGTGCGTGTTTACTCTGGCCGTCATTACAATACTGACCGGCAGAGTTACAAGGCATTTTCCGATCAAACCGGCATCAAGGTTCGATTGATCGAAGCCTCTGGGATTTCCCTTGTTGAGCGCCTTAAGCGCGAGGGAAGCAATACCAAGGCTGATGTGATCATTCTTGTTGATGCAGCAAGAATTAATAATGCGGCAAAAGCAGGTTTATTTCAGTCGATCAACTCTCCAAAGTTAAATTCCGAAGTTCCTGCGCGTTATCGTGATCCAGGTAATCGTTGGTTCGGGATTGCACGACGTGTACGTGCAATTATTATTAATCCAAATCAGGTCAATCCATCACAAGTTCAAACTTATGCACAGCTAGCTTCCCCTGATCTCAAAGGCAAAGTGTGTCTTCGTAATCGTAAAAACGTCTATAACCAATCTTTGGTCGCTGATCAGTTGGCAATCCGGGGTGAGGTGAAAACCAAGGCTTGGCTTAAAGGTTTGATCTCCAATGTCTCTCAACCTTACTTCCCTGGTGATATTGCCCTGATTCGTGCCGTTGCCCAGGGCAAGTGCGGTGTTGGAGTGGTCAATCATTATTATCTCGCTCGCATGCGTGCGGGTATTAATGGGACGAAGGATCAGAAGCTCGGCAATCAAGTGAAAATTGTGATGCCGAATCCTGCTCATGTGAATATCAGCGCAGCTGCAGTATCGAAATATGCCAAAAACAAATCTGCTGCAGTCAAACTAATCGAGTTTTTAGCCTCTCCGAACGGAAGCCGAGGAATTGCAGGTCCCACCTTTGAATTCCCGCTCACCGGTGTTGGTGGTTCGACCTACCTCAAAGGAATGACCAAGTTCACCCCTGACAATGTGTCGATTTCTCAGTTGAGCGCTCTGAATCCCAAGGCTATTCAGCTCA
- the aroA gene encoding 3-phosphoshikimate 1-carboxyvinyltransferase: protein MPGTPGDARQLRSGGSLSGRVKVPGDKSISHRALLFGAIAEGETTIEGLLPAEDPVSTAACLRAMGAEISSVSEGKVITVQGVGLDGLQEPNQVLDCGNSGTTMRLMLGLLAGRDGRHFVLSGDDSLKRRPMQRVGQPLSLMGADVRGRGQGNFAPLAVQGRKLRGAVVGTPVASAQVKSALLLAALTADGTSTVIEPAHSRDHSERMLKAFGADLDVGGEMGRHITVRPGARLQGQHVVVPGDISSAAFWLIAGALVPGADLTIENVGLNPTRTGVLEVLEQMGARVEVLNQRDVAGEPVGDLRVKHGSLQPFRFGEEIMPRLVDEVPILSVAACFCDGESRITGAAELRVKETDRLAVMARQLKAMGADIEEHPDGLTIRGGRPLKGAQLDSETDHRVAMSLAVAALMAKGDSTLVRSEAAAVSYPSFWSDLERLQR, encoded by the coding sequence GTGCCGGGAACCCCTGGAGATGCTCGTCAACTGAGGTCCGGAGGAAGTCTCAGCGGTCGCGTGAAGGTCCCTGGTGATAAGTCGATCTCTCATAGGGCCTTGCTATTTGGGGCCATTGCCGAAGGCGAAACAACAATTGAAGGACTTTTACCGGCAGAGGATCCGGTCAGCACGGCTGCCTGTCTTAGAGCGATGGGAGCTGAGATTAGTTCTGTATCCGAAGGGAAAGTCATCACCGTTCAGGGTGTTGGCTTGGACGGCCTGCAGGAGCCCAACCAAGTCCTCGACTGCGGAAATTCAGGCACAACCATGCGTCTGATGCTCGGGTTACTGGCTGGACGCGATGGCCGACATTTTGTGCTGAGCGGGGATGATTCACTCAAGCGAAGACCCATGCAGAGAGTTGGGCAACCGCTCTCATTAATGGGTGCAGACGTACGTGGTCGGGGTCAAGGCAACTTCGCCCCCCTTGCTGTTCAGGGACGCAAACTTCGTGGTGCTGTTGTCGGCACACCCGTCGCCAGTGCACAGGTGAAATCTGCCCTGCTACTGGCTGCATTGACTGCGGATGGGACCAGCACGGTGATCGAACCTGCCCACTCTCGTGATCACAGTGAACGCATGCTGAAGGCCTTTGGCGCCGATCTGGATGTGGGCGGCGAAATGGGTCGCCACATCACCGTTCGCCCTGGTGCTCGACTGCAGGGTCAGCATGTGGTGGTTCCAGGTGACATCAGCTCAGCGGCGTTCTGGCTAATCGCCGGCGCCCTCGTTCCCGGAGCTGATCTGACCATTGAAAATGTGGGCCTGAATCCAACCCGAACCGGAGTACTGGAGGTCCTGGAGCAGATGGGAGCCCGGGTCGAAGTGCTCAATCAGCGTGATGTAGCAGGCGAACCAGTCGGGGACCTGCGTGTCAAACATGGGTCACTACAACCCTTCCGGTTTGGTGAAGAAATCATGCCGCGCCTGGTCGATGAAGTCCCGATCCTTAGCGTGGCGGCATGCTTCTGCGATGGCGAAAGCCGAATCACCGGGGCTGCTGAACTGAGGGTGAAGGAAACAGACCGTTTGGCGGTGATGGCGCGCCAGCTCAAAGCCATGGGCGCGGACATCGAGGAGCATCCAGACGGACTCACCATCCGTGGTGGTAGACCGCTGAAAGGTGCACAACTCGACAGCGAAACCGACCATCGTGTGGCCATGAGCCTCGCAGTGGCGGCCCTGATGGCTAAGGGTGATTCAACCCTAGTTCGCAGTGAGGCTGCAGCCGTCAGTTACCCCAGCTTCTGGAGCGATCTCGAACGACTGCAGCGTTGA
- a CDS encoding tRNA (5-methylaminomethyl-2-thiouridine)(34)-methyltransferase MnmD, which produces MSHPLGRLRPLDTADGSLSLHSEQFDEAFHSSTGALEESKAKFVRPAELGRYSQASELKLLDVCFGLGYNSASVMHALQQTSPPRIVWWGLEVDPRPLQWALSQQPFRDLWAGIVLQRFEQLHKSGSWCDAGGQGTMLWGDARQNLKGLPSSYQPDLILMDAFSPGHCPQLWSEEFLGALASRLAPGGRLLTYCRAAAVRSSLRRAGLRLRTLRPAARHRLEWSSGTLAVKPHSTDPLAMEGPGWTVLSPMEEEHLNTRASVPYRDPESVDEPGMIHQRREREQQSCGLESTSAWQRRWLMKKPSA; this is translated from the coding sequence TTGAGCCATCCACTCGGTCGACTCAGGCCGCTCGATACGGCTGACGGAAGTCTGAGTCTTCACAGCGAACAGTTTGATGAAGCGTTTCACAGTTCCACAGGGGCTCTGGAAGAGTCAAAAGCGAAATTTGTCCGACCCGCGGAGCTGGGAAGGTACTCGCAAGCCAGCGAGCTGAAACTGCTCGATGTCTGCTTCGGACTGGGATACAACAGTGCGTCCGTGATGCATGCACTGCAACAAACCAGCCCACCCAGGATTGTGTGGTGGGGGCTGGAAGTTGATCCGCGGCCACTCCAATGGGCACTGAGTCAGCAACCGTTTCGTGACCTCTGGGCCGGTATCGTCCTGCAGCGATTTGAGCAGCTTCACAAGAGCGGCAGCTGGTGTGACGCCGGGGGACAGGGAACAATGCTTTGGGGCGATGCGCGCCAAAACCTGAAGGGCTTACCAAGCAGTTACCAGCCAGACCTAATCCTCATGGATGCCTTTTCCCCAGGGCACTGCCCCCAGCTCTGGAGCGAGGAATTCCTCGGAGCTCTGGCCAGCCGCCTAGCACCGGGGGGACGACTGCTCACCTATTGCAGAGCCGCTGCAGTGAGAAGCAGCCTGCGGCGAGCAGGGCTGAGACTTCGCACACTGCGTCCAGCAGCCCGCCATCGGCTCGAATGGAGCTCTGGAACCCTGGCAGTGAAACCACACTCCACAGACCCATTGGCGATGGAAGGGCCGGGCTGGACCGTGCTGAGTCCGATGGAAGAAGAGCACCTCAACACAAGAGCCTCAGTGCCCTATCGGGATCCTGAGAGTGTTGACGAGCCCGGAATGATTCATCAGAGGAGAGAGCGCGAACAGCAGTCCTGTGGCCTGGAGAGCACGAGCGCCTGGCAACGCCGCTGGTTGATGAAAAAACCTTCAGCTTGA
- a CDS encoding metallophosphoesterase family protein — protein MNLASDPPIERKMMRMAHRVRWQHPAISARKIDQTRLVIEQPGMNGGEHSAFHFLVLGDSGTGRHRRHSPPRHIAERLLPHKDKAAFLLHTGDVVYLVGAAAQYRNNFIRPYREWLTGGEDWESIHPQRLVFNQPFLPVLGNHDYYDLAPMISALAGLTLPLRRHLQWFHDVDTGWRGSDQGGCFAYAFMDVLSDVTSSQLDDYLDRHYTAEWDGQRCLQYQPGHHTKLPNRYYRFRHAGVDVFALDSNTLIAPLSGRDDRASLRQQLKSLDDEQTRCLKALSLRARDEHQCDGLMDDLETLQEERLDLQRRLHHHAAEDGEQLTWLRDGLIASHRDPGARGRILTLHHPPYVTERTKWSQADTMGIRQRLRNVLDDVNRALGRQIRSQRTVDLVLSGHAHCLEILRTHDTGHGDSFTNWAVCGGSGYSLRDQRGQGPQLSESQSNGEQRQVATSDLYVGRSWADCDGGKAYSALRVDISKGSPLRIQLTPLISNREENGWNEVTMDPIELPQPDQLKTMISKAD, from the coding sequence TTGAATCTCGCCAGCGACCCGCCGATCGAGCGCAAGATGATGCGCATGGCGCATCGTGTTCGCTGGCAGCATCCAGCGATCAGCGCACGCAAGATTGATCAGACACGGCTGGTGATCGAGCAGCCAGGCATGAACGGCGGGGAGCACTCCGCCTTTCACTTTCTGGTTCTTGGTGACAGTGGAACCGGCCGCCATCGACGCCATAGCCCTCCACGTCACATTGCTGAACGTCTGCTCCCGCACAAAGACAAAGCTGCGTTTCTACTGCACACAGGTGATGTGGTTTATCTGGTGGGTGCCGCAGCCCAGTACCGCAACAACTTTATTCGCCCTTATCGGGAATGGCTCACTGGTGGGGAGGACTGGGAAAGCATCCATCCGCAGAGACTGGTGTTCAACCAGCCATTCCTGCCGGTGCTCGGCAACCACGACTACTACGATCTGGCACCCATGATCTCGGCACTGGCCGGATTGACCCTGCCCCTGCGTCGCCATCTGCAGTGGTTTCACGACGTGGACACGGGATGGCGCGGATCCGATCAGGGAGGCTGCTTTGCCTACGCCTTCATGGATGTGCTGTCGGATGTGACCAGCAGTCAATTAGACGACTATCTCGACCGCCATTACACGGCTGAATGGGATGGTCAACGCTGCCTCCAATACCAACCGGGGCATCACACCAAACTGCCGAACCGCTACTACCGGTTTCGCCATGCCGGTGTGGACGTCTTCGCGCTCGACTCCAACACCCTGATTGCTCCGTTGAGCGGACGGGACGACCGTGCGTCGCTGCGACAACAGCTGAAATCCCTCGACGACGAGCAGACTCGCTGCCTGAAAGCGCTGTCGCTGAGGGCGCGCGATGAACACCAATGCGATGGATTAATGGACGATCTCGAGACCCTGCAAGAGGAACGGCTCGACCTGCAACGGAGACTTCATCATCACGCAGCCGAAGATGGCGAGCAGCTCACGTGGCTGCGCGACGGACTGATCGCATCCCATCGGGATCCTGGTGCGCGCGGCCGGATCCTGACGCTGCATCACCCTCCCTACGTGACCGAGAGAACCAAATGGTCACAGGCTGACACCATGGGCATCAGACAACGGCTGCGCAATGTTCTTGATGATGTCAACAGAGCCCTCGGCCGTCAGATTCGCAGCCAGCGAACCGTCGATCTCGTGCTCAGCGGTCATGCTCACTGCCTCGAGATTTTGAGAACTCACGACACCGGTCACGGTGATTCGTTCACCAACTGGGCTGTTTGCGGCGGCAGTGGCTACAGCCTGCGAGACCAGCGAGGTCAGGGCCCACAGCTCAGCGAATCACAGAGCAATGGAGAGCAGCGGCAGGTCGCCACCAGTGACCTTTACGTCGGCAGAAGCTGGGCTGACTGCGATGGCGGCAAGGCATACAGTGCCCTGCGAGTTGACATCAGCAAAGGAAGCCCTCTACGGATCCAGCTGACACCCCTGATCTCCAATCGTGAGGAGAATGGCTGGAATGAGGTCACGATGGATCCGATCGAACTACCGCAACCTGATCAACTCAAGACAATGATCTCAAAGGCTGATTAG
- a CDS encoding diacylglycerol kinase family protein has protein sequence MPSKIVLNADLNVCAALRSWVCNNSEVLKGFDLLVAEDVLERMSSGGSLDNLAVSSSRAIAEGGDIELAATILHGDVSGLVHFPSPGAERAGDVLSEPLLRAALLNNLPIALNPATASAILRGIKGSRRGFLIFNPVAGQGDPNVELAEIRNYLEPQIMLEVWMTKPGLDPGVQAQELIKEINAFDQEGQGKSLIIASGGDGTVGAVASALRGTDIPLGIIPRGTANAFSVALGIPTSVKAACTNLILGNTRLVDVALCNDKPMILLAGLGFEAGMVNKASRELKNMLGPMAYIFSGARQLVEQQPFDAKLTIDGEATEVHASAITVANAAPATSVMAQGFGQVIPDDGQLEVIIASPRGRMGGFSVLSSLAKSAVLKNSANNADIFCVRTHQLSVTLPKPQSMVIDGEIEETDHMTVSVIPDALKVIAPIRLSP, from the coding sequence ATGCCGTCGAAGATTGTTCTCAATGCCGATCTGAACGTCTGTGCGGCACTCAGATCCTGGGTTTGCAACAACAGTGAGGTGCTCAAAGGTTTCGATCTTCTCGTTGCTGAGGATGTACTTGAGCGGATGAGCAGCGGCGGAAGCCTCGACAATCTTGCTGTGTCGTCTTCACGAGCTATCGCAGAAGGAGGCGATATCGAACTTGCCGCGACGATTCTGCACGGTGATGTCAGCGGCCTAGTTCATTTCCCTTCCCCAGGAGCTGAACGGGCAGGGGATGTGCTTTCAGAGCCGCTCCTACGCGCAGCACTGCTCAACAACCTGCCGATTGCGCTCAATCCCGCCACCGCGTCGGCAATCCTTCGCGGCATCAAGGGAAGTCGCCGGGGCTTTTTGATCTTCAACCCCGTCGCCGGACAAGGCGATCCCAACGTCGAACTCGCCGAGATCCGCAACTATCTCGAGCCGCAGATCATGCTTGAGGTGTGGATGACCAAACCCGGGCTGGATCCGGGCGTGCAAGCACAAGAACTGATTAAGGAGATCAACGCCTTCGATCAGGAGGGTCAGGGTAAATCGCTGATCATCGCCTCAGGTGGTGATGGAACGGTGGGTGCCGTCGCCAGCGCACTGCGAGGCACAGACATTCCTCTGGGCATCATTCCCCGGGGAACGGCCAACGCCTTCTCAGTCGCGCTGGGGATTCCAACTTCAGTGAAGGCCGCCTGCACCAATCTGATCCTTGGCAACACGCGCCTGGTGGATGTGGCGCTCTGCAATGACAAGCCGATGATCCTGCTAGCAGGACTTGGCTTCGAAGCCGGCATGGTGAACAAAGCCAGCCGTGAACTGAAAAACATGCTGGGGCCGATGGCTTACATCTTCTCAGGAGCCCGCCAGTTGGTAGAACAGCAACCCTTTGATGCCAAATTGACCATCGACGGCGAAGCAACGGAAGTGCATGCCAGCGCTATCACCGTGGCCAACGCCGCTCCAGCCACATCCGTGATGGCCCAGGGATTCGGACAGGTGATCCCCGATGACGGCCAGCTTGAGGTGATCATCGCTTCACCACGAGGCCGGATGGGAGGGTTCTCGGTGTTGTCCAGCCTGGCGAAATCAGCAGTGCTCAAGAACAGCGCCAACAATGCCGATATCTTTTGCGTACGTACCCATCAACTGAGCGTGACGCTTCCAAAGCCTCAATCCATGGTCATTGATGGTGAAATCGAGGAAACCGATCACATGACCGTGTCGGTGATTCCTGATGCGCTGAAGGTCATCGCACCGATCCGACTCAGCCCTTGA
- a CDS encoding iron uptake porin has product MKLFKQLLVAPAALGLLAPMAAGATEVNVAGVSDYAPVSADAVAVDQVTSITQFSDVYPTDWAYQALSNLIERYGCVAGYPNGTYRGNRAMTRFEAAALLNACLDRVTEVTDELKRLMKEFEKELAIVKGRVDGLEARVGELEATQFSTTTKLKGKVDFVMGGVSYGGTDYDLTVPSRQIGVDKKGKAVYYKNKGKYLGQDAFTFNYRATLNLNTSFTGKDLLYTRLRSGNFNTNAFSGKGYTRNITQLSAAKSTGDALKVDKLWYQFPLGADFQVYLGAKIENYYMLGAPATVYREILKDFKLGGYYGVYGASTSPGAGIVWKPGSQENPGDPKFSVALNYTAKNGAKGNPQSGGGIGADNSKGKFVAQVGYGGPQWNINAGYAYIQDGMTVGYGTPLGSGTKVIGGDDESVSRGFDDANAFALRAWWQPSEASWVPSITLGYDITSFNGKKYKFKSVSGTTFTATKPMQKQTSQAWTVGLNWKDAFMKGNLLGFAIGQPQFETERENGTPDDGNYAMELYYQFQVTDNIAVTPAIFYVSRPFGELTGSGPLTGGENAESFNTFGYLVKTTFRF; this is encoded by the coding sequence ATGAAACTGTTCAAGCAACTGCTGGTTGCTCCTGCTGCTCTGGGCCTACTGGCTCCGATGGCTGCTGGCGCGACTGAAGTCAATGTTGCCGGTGTTTCCGACTACGCCCCCGTGTCTGCTGACGCGGTTGCTGTGGATCAGGTCACCAGCATCACCCAATTCTCAGACGTCTACCCGACCGACTGGGCTTATCAGGCACTCAGCAACCTGATCGAGCGCTACGGCTGTGTTGCTGGTTATCCCAACGGCACCTACCGCGGCAACCGTGCGATGACCCGCTTTGAAGCGGCTGCACTGTTGAACGCCTGTCTCGACCGCGTCACTGAAGTGACCGACGAGCTCAAGCGTCTGATGAAAGAGTTCGAAAAGGAACTCGCGATCGTGAAGGGCCGCGTTGACGGTCTGGAAGCTCGCGTTGGCGAACTGGAAGCAACCCAGTTCTCCACCACCACCAAGCTGAAAGGCAAGGTTGACTTCGTCATGGGCGGTGTCAGCTACGGCGGTACCGACTACGACCTCACTGTCCCTTCTCGCCAGATCGGCGTTGATAAGAAGGGCAAGGCCGTTTATTACAAGAACAAGGGCAAGTACCTCGGTCAGGACGCTTTCACGTTCAACTACCGCGCAACCCTGAATCTGAACACCAGCTTCACGGGTAAGGATCTTCTCTATACCCGTCTGCGTTCCGGTAACTTCAACACCAACGCCTTCTCTGGTAAGGGTTACACCAGAAACATCACTCAGCTCTCCGCTGCTAAGTCAACTGGTGATGCTCTGAAGGTTGACAAGCTTTGGTACCAGTTCCCTCTGGGTGCTGACTTCCAGGTTTATCTGGGTGCCAAGATCGAGAACTACTACATGCTTGGCGCCCCCGCCACCGTGTATCGCGAGATTCTCAAGGACTTCAAACTCGGCGGTTACTACGGCGTTTACGGCGCCAGCACCTCTCCTGGTGCAGGTATCGTCTGGAAGCCTGGTAGTCAGGAGAATCCTGGAGATCCCAAGTTCAGCGTTGCTCTGAACTACACCGCCAAAAACGGTGCCAAGGGCAATCCTCAAAGTGGCGGCGGTATCGGCGCCGACAACTCGAAAGGCAAGTTTGTCGCTCAGGTTGGTTACGGCGGACCCCAGTGGAACATCAACGCTGGCTATGCCTACATCCAAGACGGCATGACCGTTGGTTACGGCACACCTCTGGGTTCCGGCACCAAAGTCATCGGTGGTGACGACGAGTCCGTTTCACGCGGTTTCGACGATGCCAACGCTTTTGCACTCCGTGCATGGTGGCAGCCTTCCGAAGCTAGCTGGGTTCCCAGCATCACCCTCGGTTACGACATCACTTCTTTCAACGGCAAGAAGTACAAGTTCAAGTCTGTGAGCGGTACTACCTTCACAGCTACGAAGCCCATGCAGAAGCAGACTTCTCAAGCTTGGACCGTTGGTCTGAACTGGAAGGATGCCTTCATGAAGGGCAATCTGCTTGGCTTCGCCATTGGCCAGCCCCAGTTCGAGACAGAGCGTGAAAACGGAACTCCCGACGACGGCAACTACGCTATGGAGCTGTACTACCAGTTCCAAGTCACTGACAACATTGCAGTGACTCCCGCCATCTTCTATGTCTCACGTCCCTTCGGTGAACTCACCGGCAGTGGTCCTTTGACCGGCGGCGAAAATGCCGAAAGCTTCAACACCTTCGGCTACCTCGTGAAGACCACCTTCCGTTTCTGA
- the glmU gene encoding bifunctional UDP-N-acetylglucosamine diphosphorylase/glucosamine-1-phosphate N-acetyltransferase GlmU, producing the protein MLAVAVLAAGKGTRMKSALPKVLQPLAGATLVERVLASAGNLHPERRILIVGHQAGRVEQQLSTVGGLEFVLQDPQNGTGHAVQQLLKPLEAFEGELLVLNGDVPLLRAETIDQLVATHRSSGADVTLLTARLEDPTGYGRVFATADGMVSAIIEHRDCSEEQRCNNLTNAGIYCFNWRKLAAVLPTLSTDNDQGELYLTDTVGMLDRAMHLEVPDSDEVNGINNRRQLAQCEALLQQRLKEHWMDEGVTFVDPNSCSLSETCQFGRDVVIEAQTHLRGTCQIGDNCRLGPGSLLEDAVLGAGCTVLHSVINQAAVGSNTAIGPFAHLRPAAAIGDDCKIGNFVEVKKSTIGSGSKVNHLSYIGDAELGTNVNVGAGTITANYDGVNKHRTVIGDDSKTGANSVLVAPITLGKRVTVAAGSTLTKNVADGALAIGRAKQMMKENWSAAKP; encoded by the coding sequence ATGCTCGCCGTCGCTGTTCTGGCCGCAGGCAAAGGCACCCGCATGAAGAGTGCATTGCCGAAGGTGCTTCAGCCACTGGCGGGCGCCACTTTGGTGGAACGAGTTCTTGCCAGCGCCGGCAATCTGCATCCTGAGCGCCGAATTCTGATCGTTGGCCATCAGGCCGGTCGTGTTGAGCAGCAGCTGAGCACAGTCGGCGGGCTCGAGTTTGTTCTGCAGGATCCTCAGAACGGCACAGGCCATGCCGTGCAACAGCTGCTGAAGCCATTGGAGGCTTTTGAGGGAGAGCTGCTGGTCTTAAACGGCGACGTTCCACTGCTGCGTGCGGAAACCATCGATCAGTTGGTGGCCACACACCGGAGCAGTGGCGCCGATGTGACGCTGCTAACGGCAAGACTGGAAGATCCCACTGGATATGGCCGTGTTTTTGCGACTGCGGATGGCATGGTCAGCGCAATCATCGAGCATCGCGACTGCAGTGAGGAACAACGCTGCAACAACCTCACCAATGCGGGCATCTACTGCTTCAATTGGCGCAAGCTCGCAGCCGTGCTCCCGACGCTGAGCACTGACAACGACCAAGGTGAGTTGTACCTCACCGACACCGTTGGCATGCTCGATCGGGCTATGCACCTGGAAGTGCCTGATTCCGATGAAGTCAACGGAATCAACAACCGGCGCCAGCTTGCTCAATGCGAAGCCCTGTTGCAGCAGCGTCTCAAGGAGCACTGGATGGACGAGGGAGTCACCTTTGTGGATCCGAACAGCTGCAGCCTGAGTGAAACCTGCCAGTTCGGTCGCGATGTGGTGATCGAAGCTCAGACCCACCTCCGAGGCACCTGCCAGATCGGTGACAACTGCCGACTAGGACCCGGCAGCCTTCTCGAGGATGCGGTGCTTGGCGCGGGGTGCACCGTGCTGCATTCGGTGATCAACCAGGCTGCGGTAGGAAGCAACACTGCCATTGGACCGTTCGCCCACCTCCGACCCGCTGCTGCAATCGGTGATGACTGCAAGATCGGCAATTTTGTGGAGGTGAAGAAAAGCACGATTGGCAGCGGCAGCAAGGTGAATCACCTCAGCTACATCGGCGATGCCGAGCTGGGAACCAATGTGAATGTTGGCGCTGGAACAATCACAGCTAATTACGACGGCGTGAACAAACACCGCACCGTGATCGGTGACGACAGCAAAACAGGTGCCAATTCAGTGCTGGTGGCACCGATCACCCTCGGCAAGAGGGTCACGGTGGCGGCCGGTTCAACCCTCACCAAGAACGTTGCAGATGGAGCTTTAGCGATTGGACGCGCCAAACAGATGATGAAAGAGAACTGGTCTGCAGCAAAGCCATAG
- a CDS encoding Fe2+-dependent dioxygenase, with protein MNHIKLQLFNSEQCQAILDKVENDEWNDGRTTAGAQARDGKINEQITYTSPIRAEIQTHVQQAMWANPAIKSFCVPRKLHRFLISRTKTGGGYESHVDNAYMSSGRSDLSFTLCLSDHKSFTGGSLEVDTVMDSLDWELQQGEIVIYPSSTMHRVNKVTSGERIVCVGWIESYLKNEADRVTLFQLDTGARGLLAKHGRSEELDLVFLAYTNLLRSLGT; from the coding sequence ATGAACCACATCAAGCTCCAACTTTTCAACAGTGAGCAGTGCCAGGCAATTCTGGACAAAGTTGAAAACGACGAATGGAATGACGGCAGAACAACAGCTGGTGCTCAAGCCAGAGACGGAAAAATCAATGAACAGATTACCTACACATCCCCGATCAGAGCCGAGATTCAAACTCATGTGCAACAAGCGATGTGGGCAAATCCTGCGATTAAAAGCTTCTGTGTGCCGCGAAAACTGCACCGATTTTTGATTAGCCGAACAAAAACGGGAGGCGGTTATGAGAGCCACGTCGACAATGCCTACATGAGTAGCGGCAGAAGCGACTTGTCCTTCACACTCTGCCTTTCTGACCACAAGTCCTTCACAGGTGGTTCACTCGAAGTCGACACAGTGATGGATTCACTGGATTGGGAGCTTCAACAAGGAGAGATCGTGATCTATCCAAGCTCCACCATGCACCGCGTCAACAAAGTCACCAGTGGAGAGCGAATCGTTTGTGTGGGCTGGATCGAGAGCTATCTGAAAAATGAAGCTGATCGCGTCACCTTGTTCCAACTCGATACGGGGGCCAGAGGGTTGCTGGCCAAACACGGTCGCAGCGAAGAACTCGATTTGGTGTTCCTGGCGTATACAAATTTACTACGATCACTGGGCACCTGA